The Hypomesus transpacificus isolate Combined female chromosome 2, fHypTra1, whole genome shotgun sequence genome window below encodes:
- the LOC124482265 gene encoding myosin heavy chain, fast skeletal muscle-like yields MSTDAEMAIYGKAAIYLRKPERERLEAQAAPFDSKNACYVPDVKELYLKGMVVKRDGAKWDVKVLITEEVKTFKEADVLQMNPPKYDKIEDMAMMTYLSEATVLYNLKERYAAWMIYTYSGLFCATVNPYKWLPVYDMEVVNAYRGKKRMEAPPHIFSVSDNAYQFMLTDKENQSVLITGESGAGKTVNTKRVIQYFATIAVSGGKKEVVPGKMQGSLEDQIIAANPLLESYGNAKTVRNDNSSRFGKFIRIHFHMNGKLASADIETYLLEKSRVSFQLPDERGYHIFYQMMTNHKPELVEMSLITTNPYDYPMISQGQITVASIDDTVELDATDDAIDILGFSGEEKMSIYKFTGAVMHHGNMHFKQKQREEQAEPDGTEVADKIGYLLGLNSAEMLKALCYPRVKVGNEYVTKGQTVPQVTNSVSALAKSIYERMFLWMVVRINQMLDTKQPRNYYIGVLDIAGFEIFDYNSMEQLCINFTNEKLQQFFNHTMFVLEQEEYKKEGIVWAFIDFGMDLAACIELIEKPMGIFSILEEECMFPKASDTSFKNKLYDQHLGKNIAFEKPKPAKGKAEAHFSLVHYAGTVDYNITGWLDKNKDPLNDSVLQLYGKSSTKLLATLYVAAPPEDTTKKGGKKKGGSMQTVSSQFRENLGKLMTNLRSTHPHFVRCLIPNESKTPGLMENFLVIHQLRCNGVLEGIRICTKGFPSRILYADFKQRYKVLNAAVIPEGQFMDNKKASEKLLGSIDVNHEEYKFGHTKVFFKAGLLGVLEEMRDEKLATLVTMTQALARGYVMRKEFTKMMERRETIYTIQYNVRSFMNVKHWPWMKVYYKIKPLLQSAETEKELANMKEDYEKCKVALTKAEARKKELEEKMVSLIQEKNDLALQVASESEGLNDAEERCEGLIKSKIQLEAKLKETTERLEDEEEINAELTAKKRKLEDECSELKKDIDDLELTLAKVEKEKHATENKVKNLTEEMASQDESVAKLTKEKKALQEAHQQTLDDLQAEEDKVNTLTKAKTKLEQQVDDLEGSLEQEKKLRMDLERGKRKLEGDLKLAQESIMDLENDKQQSDEKIKKKDFETSQLLSKVEDEQSLGAQLQKKIKELQARIEELEEEIEAERAARAKVEKQRADLSRELEEISERLEEAGGATSAQIEMNKKREAEFQKLRRDLEESTLQHESTASALRKKQADSVAELGEQIDNLQRVKQKLEKEKSEYKMEIDDLSSNMEAVAKAKGNLEKMCRTLEDQLSEIKTKNDENVRQVNDISGQRARLLTENGEFGRQLEEKEALVSQLTRGKQAYTQQIEELKRHVEEEVKAKNALAHGVQSARHDCDLLREQFEEEQEAKAELQRGMSKANSEVAQWRTKYETDAIQRTEELEEAKKKLAQRLQEAEETIEATNSKCASLEKTKQRLQGEVEDLMIDVERANGLAANLDKKQRNFDKVLAEWKQKYEEGQAELEGAQKEARSLSTELFKMKNSYEEALDQLETLKRENKNLQQEISDLTEQIGETGKSIHELEKARKTVETEKSEIQTALEEAEGTLEHEESKILRVQLELNQIKGEVDRKLAEKDEEMEQIKRNSQRVQDSMQSTLDSEVRSRNDALRIKKKMEGDLNEMEIQLSHANRQAAESQKQLRNVQGQLKDAQLHLDDAVRAADDMKEQAAMVERRNGLMVAEIEELRVGLEQTERGRKVAEQELVDASERVGLLHSQNTSLLNTKKKLESDLIQVQGEVDDIVQEARNAEEKAKKAITDAAMMAEELKKEQDTSSHLERMKKNLEVTVKDLQHRLDEAENLAMKGGKKQLQKLESRVRELETEVEAEQRRGVDAVKGVRKYERRVKELTYQTEEDKKNVTRLQDLVDKLQLKVKAYKRQAEEAEEQSNSHMSKFRKVQHELEEAEERADIAESQVNKLRTKSRDTGKAKEAE; encoded by the exons ATGAGTACGGACGCGGAGATGGCCATATATGGCAAGGCCGCCATTTACCTTCGTAAACCTGAAAGGGAAAGGCTTGAGGCCCAGGCTGCACCATTTGATTCTAAGAATGCCTGCTATGTGCCTGATGTCAAGGAGTTGTACCTCAAGGGTATGGTTGTTAAGAGAGATGGCGCGAAGTGGGATGTGAAAGTCCTTATCACTGAGGAG GTTAAAACCTTCAAAGAAGCGGACGTCTTGCAGATGAACCCTCCTAAATATGATAAGATTGAGGACATGGCCATGATGACCTACCTCAGTGAAGCTACTGTCCTGTATAACCTCAAAGAGCGTTATGCCGCATGGATGATCTAC ACCTACTCTGGGCTCTTCTGTGCCACGGTGAACCCCTACAAGTGGCTCCCTGTATATGACATGGAAGTGGTCAATGCCTACAGAGGGAAGAAGCGCATGGAGGctccaccccacatcttctccgtCTCTGACAACGCCTATCAGTTCATGTTGACTG ATAAGGAGAACCAGTCAGTACTTATCAC TGGAGAATCCGGTGCTGGAAAGACTGTAAACACCAAACGTGTCATCCAGTACTTTGCCACAATTGCTGTTTCTGGAGGGAAGAAGGAAGTAGTACCCGGCAAAATGCAG GGTTCCCTTGAGGATCAGATCATTGCAGCTAACCCTCTACTGGAGTCCTATGGTAATGCCAAGACAGTGAGGAATGACAACTCATCCCGCTTT GGTAAATTCATTAGGATTCACTTCCACATGAATGGAAAACTGGCAAGTGCTGACATTGAGACCT ACCTGCTGGAGAAGTCCAGAGTAAGTTTCCAGCTGCCTGATGAGAGAGGTTACCACATCTTCTACCAGATGATGACCAACCACAAACCTGAGCTTGTTG AAATGTCACTTATCACCACCAACCCCTATGACTACCCCATGATCAGCCAGGGTCAGATCACTGTGGCCAGTATTGATGACACAGTTGAGCTTGATGCCACAGAT GATGCCATTGACATATTGGGCTTCAGCGGTGAAGAGAAGATGAGCATCTACAAGTTTACTGGTGCTGTCATGCACCATGGCAACATGCACTTCAAGCAGAAGCAGCGTGAGGAGCAGGCTGAGCCAGATGGCACAGAGG tGGCTGATAAAATTGGCTACCTTCTGGGTCTGAACTCAGCTGAAATGCTGAAAGCCCTGTGCTACCCCAGAGTGAAGGTCGGCAATGAGTATGTGACCAAGGGTCAGACAGTGCCTCAG GTGACCAATTCAGTGAGTGCTCTGGCCAAGTCCATCTATGAGAGGATGTTCTTGTGGATGGTCGTCCGCATCAACCAGATGTTGGACACCAAGCAGCCAAGGAACTACTACATCGGTGTGCTTGACATTGCTGGTTTTGAGATCTTTGAC TACAACAGCATGGAGCAGCTGTGCATCAACTTCACCAATGAGAAACTGCAACAGTTCTTCAACCACACCATGTTCGTCCTGGAACAAGAGGAGTACAAGAAGGAGGGCATTGTGTGGGCTTTCATTGACTTTGGCATGGACTTGGCTGCCTGCATTGAGCTTATTGAGAAG CCAATGGGCATTTTCTCCATCCTTGAAGAGGAGTGCATGTTCCCCAAGGCTTCAGACACTTCCTTCAAGAACAAGCTGTATGACCAGCATCTTGGCAAGAACATTGCATTTGAGAAGCCTAAACCAGCAAAGGGCAAGGCAGAGGCCCACTTCTCCCTGGTCCACTATGCTGGTACAGTGGACTACAATatcactggctggctggacaagAACAAGGATCCCCTGAACGACTCTGTGCTTCAGCTGTATGGAAAGTCCTCAACCAAACTGTTGGCCACGCTCTATGTTGCTGCTCCACCTGAGG ATACCACAAAGAAAGGAGGCAAGAAGAAGGGAGGTTCCATGCAGACTGTGTCCTCTCAGTTCAGA GAGAACTTGGGAAAGCTGATGACCAACTTGAGGAGTACCCACCCTCATTTTGTGCGTTGTCTGATCCCCAATGAGTCAAAGACTCCAG GTCTGATGGAGAACTTCCTGGTTATCCACCAGCTGAGGTGTAATGGTGTGCTGGAGGGTATTAGGATTTGCACAAAGGGCTTCCCCAGCAGAATCCTCTATGCTGACTTCAAGCAGAG ATACAAAGTATTGAATGCTGCTGTAATCCCAGAAGGCCAGTTTATGGATAACAAGAAGGCATCTGAGAAGCTGCTTGGGTCAATTGATGTGAACCATGAAGAGTACAAGTTTGGACACACCAAG GTGTTTTTCAAAGCTGGTCTGCTTGGTGTCcttgaggagatgagagatgagaagCTTGCTACTCTGGTAACCATGACACAGGCTCTTGCCCGTGGATACGTGATGAGGAAGGAGTTTACCAAGAtgatggagaggag AGAGACTATCTACACCATCCAGTACAATGTCCGCTCATTCATGAATGTGAAACACTGGCCATGGATGAAGGTCTACTACAAGATCAAGCCTCTCCTGCAAAGTgctgagacagagaaggagctgGCCAACATGAAAGAGGACTATGAGAAGTGTAAAGTTGCTCTTACCAAGGCTGAGGCTCgcaagaaggagctggaggagaaaatGGTGTCCCTCATTCAGGAGAAGAATGACTTAGCTCTCCAAGTTGCATCT GAATCAGAAGGTCTGAATGATGCTGAGGAGAGATGTGAGGGTCTGATCAAGAGCAAGATCCAGCTGGAGGCTAAACTCAAAGAGACAACAGAAaggctggaggatgaggaggagatcaatgctgagctgacagccaagaagaggaagctggaggatgaGTGCTCTGAGCTGAAGAAGGACATTGATGATCTGGAGCTTACGCTGGCCaaagtggagaaagagaaacatgcCACAGAGAACAAG GTTAAAAACCTGACTGAGGAGATGGCATCTCAAGATGAGAGTGTTGCCAAGCTGACCAAGGAGAAGAAAGCCCTTCAAGAGGCCCACCAGCAGACACTGGATGACCtgcaggcagaggaggacaAAGTCAACACTCTGACCAAGGCCAAGACCAAGCTGGAACAGCAAGTTGATGAT CTTGAAGGTTCTCTGGAGCAAGAGAAGAAGCTCCGTATGGACCTGGAGAGAGGCAAGAGAAAgctggagggagacctgaaACTGGCCCAGGAGTCCATAATGGACCTGGAGAACGACAAGCAGCAGTCCGATGAAAAGATCAAGAA GAAGGACTTTGAGACCAGCCAGCTCCTCAGCAAGGTTGAGGATGAGCAGTCTCTGGGTGCCCAGCTGCAGAAGAAGATCAAGGAGCTCCAG GCTCGTAttgaagagctggaagaggagaTTGAGGCTGAGCGTGCTGCCAGGGCCAaggtggagaagcagagggcTGATCTGTCCAGGGAACTTGAGGAGATcagtgagaggctggaggaggctggaggcgcCACATCTGCTCAGATTGAGATGAACAAGAAGCGAGAGGCTGAGTTCCAGAAGCTGAGACGTGACCTGGAGGAGTCCACCCTGCAGCATGAGTCCACAGCCTCAGCCCTGAGGAAGAAGCAGGCTGACAGTGTGGCAGAGCTGGGAGAGCAGATCGACAACCTGCAGCGCGTCAAACAGAAGcttgagaaagagaagagtgaaTACAAGATGGAGATTGATGACCTTTCTTCTAACATGGAGGCCGTTGCTAAGGCTAAG GGCAATCTGGAGAAGATGTGCCGTACCCTTGAGGACCAGCTCAGTGAGATCAAGACCAAGAACGATGAGAACGTTCGCCAGGTCAATGACATCAGTGGACAGAGAGCTCGACTCCTCACTGAGAACG GTGAGTTTGGTcgccagctggaggagaaggaagccCTGGTGTCTCAGTTGACCAGAGGCAAGCAGGCCTACACCCAGCAGATTGAGGAACTCAAGAGACATGTTGAAGAGGAGGTCAAG GCTAAGAATGCACTGGCCCATGGTGTCCAATCTGCCCGCCATGACTGTGACCTGCTGAGAGAGCAGtttgaggaggaacaggaggccaAGGCAGAGCTGCAACGTGGCATGTCCAAGGCTAATTCTGAGGTGGCTCAGTGGAGAACCAAGTATGAAACTGATGCcatccagaggacagaggagctggaagaggccaA AAAGAAGCTGGCTCAGCGTCTCCAGGAAGCTGAGGAGACCATCGAGGCCACCAACTCCAAGTGTGCCTCTCTGGAGAAGACCAagcagaggctgcagggagaggtggaggacctCATGATTGATGTTGAAAGAGCCAATGGCCTGGCTGCAAACCTGGATAAGAAGCAGAGGAACTTTGACAAG GTTCTTGCAGAGTGGAAGCAGAAGTATGAGGAGGgccaggctgagctggaggGGGCTCAGAAGGAGGCTCGTTCTCTCAGCACAGAGCTCTTCAAGATGAAGAACTCCTATGAGGAGGCTCTTGACCAACTTGAAACTctgaagagagaaaacaagaactTGCAAC AGGAGATCTCTGACCTGACCGAGCAGATCGGAGAGACTGGCAAAAGCATTCATGAGCTGGAGAAGGCCAGGAAGACAGTGGAGACAGAGAAGTCTGAGATCCAGACGgctctggaggaggctgag GGAACACTGGAGCATGAAGAGTCCAAGATTCTGCGTGTGCAGTTGGAGCTGAACCAGATCAAGGGTGAGGTGGACAGAAAGCTggcagagaaggatgaggagatggagcagatcAAGAGGAACAGCCAGAGAGTGCAGGACTCCATGCAGAGCACCCTGGACTCAGAGGTCCGCAGCAGGAATGATGCTCTGAGAAtcaagaagaagatggagggagacctgaaTGAGATGGAGATCCAGCTGAGCCATGCTAACCGCCAGGCTGCTGAGTCCCAGAAGCAGCTGAGGAATGTTCAGGGGCAGCTCAAG GATGCCCAGTTGCACCTGGATGATGCCGTCCGGGCCGCAGACGACATGAAGGAACAGGCTGCCATGGTGGAACGTAGAAATGGTCTGATGGTGGCTGAGATTGAAGAGCTGAGAGTGGGtctggagcagacagagagaggccgcAAAGTGGCCGAGCAGGAGCTGGTGGACGCCAGCGAGAGAGTGGGACTGCTGCATTCACAG AACACCAGCCTGTTGAACACCAAGAAGAAGCTTGAGTCTGACCTGATTCaggtgcagggagaggtggaCGACATTGTCCAGGAGGCCAGAAATGCTGAGGAGAAGGCCAAGAAGGCCATCACTGAT GCGGCCATGATGGCAgaagagctgaagaaggagcaggACACCAGCTCTCACCttgagaggatgaagaagaatCTTGAAGTGACAGtcaaggacctgcagcaccGTCTGGATGAAGCAGAGAACCTAGCCATGAAGGGTGGCAAGAAGCAGCTCCAGAAATTGGAGTCCAGA GTGCGTGAGCTGGAGACTGAGGTTGAGGCtgaacagaggagaggtgtAGACGCAGTCAAGGGAGTCCGCAAGTATGAGCGCAGAGTCAAGGAGCTGACATACCAG ACTGAGGAGGATAAGAAGAATGTAACCAGACTTCAGGACCTGGTGGATAAGCTGCAGCTTAAAGTGAAGGCTTACAagagacaggctgaggaggCG GAGGAGCAGTCCAACTCCCACATGTCCAAGTTCAGGAAGGTTCAGCATGAGctagaggaggctgaggagcgtGCCGACATTGCTGAGTCTCAGGTCAACAAGCTCAGAACTAAGAGTCGTGACACTGGAAAG GCAAAAGAAGCGGAATAA